The sequence GGACGCAGCTTCTCCGTGGTGGCGAcgactctctcttctgcaccCTCTACCGTGCGCAGACCGTGAGCTAACGACGAGTCAGTGGAAAGACAGAAGGGTTGAAGGGTTCCCtttacttttttttttctcctgcaGACGAGCGTTTGTTTGCACTTTTGACGCTGGTCGCGCTCCTTTCCTGCTGCTACTCCCCGTACACCCCACCTTGCGTGATGAGGGAACCCACAGCTGAACTGCGAAAAGCAAAACACATCGTAGCACACGAGAAAAGACCCTCCTGTAGCTTGGGACAATCACGATGCCGCTCTGTCGGCCTCTTTGCCCGTCGTCACACCGCCTATCTCTCATCCTCTCTATCCGacactttctctctcctgcacCACACAGCTTCACtcgccacagccgccgctgctttgTCTACCTGCGCAGAACTTTGCCTTTTGACGACACTTTCGCCCTTTCCTATTTTCCCACGCCTCCCCACCCGCCACTATGAAGTCTGTCTTGAAAGCCGGCTTGCACAAGGACGTCAACGTCCTGGTGCCGTCAGCGGAGCTCACGATCAAGCAGATCCAGGACCAAATCCCCCCCGAGTACTTCGAGCGCTCGACGATGCGGAGCGTGTACTACCTTCTCCGCGACATCTGCCAGCTGCTCGTCACGTACTTGATCATGTATCGTGCCGTGGTGCCGGTGCTGACCCGCTTTGAAAGCCGTATGTACGAAGCCGCTGGCGCCGACTGGGCCAGCTGGACACTGGTCAGCGCCGCAAAGCTGGCTGCGTGGAACGTGTTTTGGTTTGTTCAGGGCCTCAACAGCACCGCCCTGTGGGTGATCGCCCACGAGTGCGGCCACCAGGCCTTCAGTCCCTATCGCTCACTGAATAACATAGTTGGTTTCGTCCTCCACTCGGCCATTCTCGTCCCGTACCACAGCTGGCGCATCAGCCATGGCAACCACCACAAGCACACAAACCACCTCACCAAGGATACCGTATTCGTGCCGCGCAAGGAGAGCAAAGTGATCGACTTTATTGACGAGACGCCGCTGGTGATGCTGTGGAATATGTTTGTGATGTTCGTTTTCGGCTGGCCCGGGTATCTGCTCTTCAACGTGGCGAGCCAGGATTACGGTCGCCGCACCAATCACTTTGAGCCTTCATCGCCGCTCTTTCGCAAAGACGATGCGCACGATATTGTGATCTCTGACATCGGCATCGTTGCCACACTCAGCGTTTTGGGCTTCTGCACCTACCAGTACGGCGCCTACAACGTCTTTTGCTGGTACGTCGTGCCCTACCTCTGGACGAACTTCTGGCTTGTGTACATCACCTACCTGCAGCACTCCGACATCCGCATCCCGCACTACAACCACGAGCACTGGACGTTTGTGCGCGGCGCCCTCGCGGCGGTGGACCGCGACTACGGCTTCATTCTGAACGAGTGGTTGCACCACATCAACGACTCCCACGTCGTGCACCACCTCTTCAGCCAGATGCCTTTCTACCACGCTATTATGGTTACCCGACATCATATCAAGGACATCCTCGGCGACGCCTACGTGGAAGACAGTCGCCCCTTGCTTCAGGCGCTCTACAAGACCTGGACCGAGTGCGTCTACGTCGTCCCGTCTGAGGGTGTCAGCTTGTTCTACGGCTTCAACAAGAAGCGCGCGTAGTTAGCAGGACGGATGCAGCCTTCGGTCGGCATCTCACCCGAGGTTGTTAAGGAGACTGCTTCGGTCTTTTCGTCGCACTCTCAAACCCCCTGTCGCTGCGAACGTCTCTCTAGCTTCTGGCCGCATGATGCACGGTTGTCCACTCAAACAACAGGGCCACCCCtcaaaagaagaaaaacgcaCCGAAATCGGGAAAGACGAGGTCCGACGGCACGGGTAGCGAGTGAAGAGACCTAGCGCATAATAATGCACTTTTATATTTTTACCTGGGCCTCGCGCCCTCCGTATTCATATCtatttttctccttttcggAATCCGATAACCCTTTCCGCCTGCCCCtcgggggaagaggggtggcgccccctccccctccccgttaCCAAACCGACCGTGGCAACGCCCCACCCACCGTGGCGCCGGTGCGCAAGCCATCCAGCGGATGGCCAAAGCACACGGCCCTGGGGGAAGCGAAGGATGCGCACATCGCTGCTTatcccctgctgctgtggcgtgcTGCATTCGCGGAACGTATCCAGAGGTCTGCAGAGCACAAGTGGACAGAAAGGCGTAAAGATATCCATACTAAGAAGTCCCCACCCTTCACGTGGGCGACACCCTCTGCAACGGAGCAGGTGGACTGGTGCGGGCGCCGATGGTGGAGGCACGATGGCACCTGCCCTAATAGTTCGGGAGAGTCTAGAAGATAGCACTGCCAAGCATATTCACATGAGATTAGGGGATGCCATCGCTTGATGCAACGGAGCGACAAGCGTGGCATGCACGCCGGGGTTGTCGGGTCGTAGAAGGCCATGGCTTGCAGCTGCCCAACTTCCTGGCGGGGGTGTCCCCCAGCAGACGCCTAGACTACTCCCCGTTACCCGTGCGACTAACTCCACCACAACTGCTGTCAGGCTGGGCTGTGGGCGCGGGCCTGTCGCGTCAAGACATGCGGTCTACCCGAGTCACTCCTGCGCTGATGGCAAAGCATGTTAACGAGGGCAGGACGGCGCGTTCCCTGAATGGCCAGGGTTGAGGTGCAGTGCCGTAGGGATAGAGATACCCCGGCTTTCTCTGCGTCGATTTGCTCACCTGCTTCCGGCTGAAGAAGGACGTTGAACAGAGGTGGGCGCCTCCCAGCTTGTAAGACCCATGCTCTGTGGTGTCGTTGCAGCGAGAGGCTCGTCAGTTACGCCTGCCGAAACGCCGGGTACACTAGCGACTTCAGCTACCATATTCCCAGCTGTTGGTGCTTTATAGTGCTCGTGCACATGCGAATCACGAGGGTAATCCGCTTGTTTTCCGGCCTGCTGTCAGCGCTCTAGCCTGCGCTGCGAAGAACATAATGCAGTACTGAATCCCCCAAGGTCGTGATGCGTTTGCGAATTCATCAAAAAGTATTGCCGCCTCTCGTAGAGGAAATGTCCTCCTGGCAAACGTCAGGAGGCTTACGAGGCGCATCCTTCCATGTATCCAGGAGCGCTTTGAAGATGACATGAATAGGTGGTACTCCATGTGGCACTGGCACCCGCCACCTCATTGACCGAGATGCGCTGACAAATGCGATGAAGGTGACGAACacaagaaggcggcggcctTGACAGTGTATGTTGTTGGGGGAGTACCCGCTGTTACACGAAAGGCCTTTTCGTCTCTTATTTCACATCTGCGTATCCACACGCCAGGATGCTCTGTGCCTGCGTCGGTAGAGCACTCACCTGAGGTTCTCTTCAGTCAATCCAATCTGCTGCGTGGCAAGGTCTCTTCTTTGTGTAGTGTACAAGTGGGAAGAAAAAATACGACCGTCGCAGTGATACGCTTCATAGTGAGTGCGGATGTTGGTTTTCTATTTCTCTACACTTTTCCCTATCGTGCAAACTTTCTTTGTGGCGAGTACCACCAACGTCTCTCAGCATCTCTAATCAAGCAACTCCATCGGgtttcctctcctccgtACGCGCTCCTACCCGCTCATGCTGATGCTAATCAGCTAATCTTGTGACGCATCGCCGTAGCCTTCAACCCACCGACCAGTTTTTTGACATCTCCCCCATTCGGCTCTCTGCTTCAAGACACAGTTGCTCTTATCATCGACACATATCTCCTTCGCCACCTTTTCGAGAAGGCACGCCAACCCAGCGTCTGTACTGACCTGGGTCGTCCAAGGAAAATTCATGGAGACCTCTTTTCCACATCGGGCGGCAGGAGGCAGGGCAACAACGCTGAGCCGCGGCTGGCAGTCATCGGATCTGACGTACTCGCGCAAGGGCCGTGGCGCATCGCTGAGAGGGTGCACACCAGAGCGGCTGCCATTCCGCAGAGGCGATGCGACTCAGCTTGCggtcgcttcttcttctagCAAACTGCAGCACATGTGAAGATAGAAAAGAACAGCAACTCGAGACCCATACACGCAGTGCGGGGCGTATCGGTTGGGGGCTCACTAGGTctgcccttttctttccaAACCAGCGGTGCCGTTGTCTTGCGTGTTGTCACGTGCGTGTCAGCGGATGTTCTGTCAAGTCCATGTGGATGCACTTGACTAAACGGTCCCCGTAGCGCGATGCACATCTCCCCCACGACGACTGCGGTGATCGCCATAATGGGCAGCAGGCCGActgtggctgtggtggcgacATCGCGCTGAAAGGCTCTTTGCTCGGCTCGCCGAATGGGGTTGCAGCTTGTGGGTCATttgaggtgctgcagtgagTGCTCTCGAATCACGTTTCCAATCCTTGTGGGCTGCGCCTCGGGGACTGCATTGCTCGAGCTGCCGCTCTGGTCCAACCTTCACCACCCGTCACCGAACTCTCAGCCAGCGATGGTGAAGAGGCTACCCTCAGCATGCGCGACTCTGcggccgcgcagcacctcatcCAGTTCTCTGTTGCCTGCGACAGCTTCCTCCAATGACCAGCTTTGACGCATGCCCCTCGCTAATTTGTGCGGACCTTTCAATCTGCGGAAGCGTGACCTCCTTGGCACTGCACGCAGATGCGCGTCAGCTGCGTGTGATTCGCGCTGCGGGCAGCGTCGTGCGCAGCCTCGAGGGACGTCTTGCCGCACGACCTCTCCACACTGAGGGACTCGCCGCACCTTCGAGCGACGACGGTGGGGGCCTCTTCAGCTCGTCGCGTGGATACACGCAGCCAGTGCCCACACCTCGAGACGATCCACATACGCGGCTGCAAAGATCTCCCCAGTCTCGCGCCGCTGCAAGGGGCACCGACTTCGAAGACAAGCAAAGCTCTGAGCACGCGCTTTTACAGCACTGACGAGCTCAACGGGTGCCTAGAGCGCCAAACCTGCCGGTGATCTGTCTCCAGTGCTCGCGTGTACGCACCGTCGAGGAGATTGCATTGCCTCTCCCCTGTTGAGGGTTCTCGGCCTTGGCGACCCCACAACTTTGCACGATCTTGCCACACTAGCGCGAGCACCGCCTCACCAGAGCCTCAAGGCCAGCCGTAGTGCTGCCGGCACTATCGTGTGCTTCGAGGTATGTCCGCCACTAGCGATCGTGAGCTTGCGAGGCTGCGGCAAGAGGGGCAGCCTTGCGTCGCCCACAGATGCCGCGCATGCGATCGAAGCCGTAGCGTCCACAAAGGGGGAGTGGGAGTGGAGGGGCAGCCTCCCTGAGCCTTCTCAGTTTCCCGAACTGCCATTGTCTCAGTCCTGCGCGGCTCGATAGGCGCCTATAAGCGTTTTTTCCCGTCCCCTGCCCGTTTCCTATGGTGAGGAGCGCAGCCACTCCCCATGCAGCATCATGCACTTCACCGTTGCGGTGCCGTTGTTTGCCTTGTGACGTTCTCCCACTCTCTTCTTGACCGACCTGGTAAGGGGTTTCTGCCCTGAGCAAGGACTAGTGGCGAGTACGTTgcgtgagctg comes from Leishmania braziliensis MHOM/BR/75/M2904 complete genome, chromosome 33 and encodes:
- a CDS encoding delta-12 fatty acid desaturase, which produces MKSVLKAGLHKDVNVLVPSAELTIKQIQDQIPPEYFERSTMRSVYYLLRDICQLLVTYLIMYRAVVPVLTRFESRMYEAAGADWASWTLVSAAKLAAWNVFWFVQGLNSTALWVIAHECGHQAFSPYRSLNNIVGFVLHSAILVPYHSWRISHGNHHKHTNHLTKDTVFVPRKESKVIDFIDETPLVMLWNMFVMFVFGWPGYLLFNVASQDYGRRTNHFEPSSPLFRKDDAHDIVISDIGIVATLSVLGFCTYQYGAYNVFCWYVVPYLWTNFWLVYITYLQHSDIRIPHYNHEHWTFVRGALAAVDRDYGFILNEWLHHINDSHVVHHLFSQMPFYHAIMVTRHHIKDILGDAYVEDSRPLLQALYKTWTECVYVVPSEGVSLFYGFNKKRA